A genomic stretch from Enterobacter oligotrophicus includes:
- a CDS encoding nitrate reductase subunit alpha: MSKFLDRFRYFKQKGETFADGHGQVLETNRDWEDGYRQRWQHDKVVRSTHGVNCTGSCSWKIFVKNGLVTWEMQQTDYPRTRPDMPNHEPRGCPRGASYSWYLYSANRLKYPLMRKRLMKMWREAKVQHSDPVDAWASIIEDADKAKSFKQARGRGGFVRSSWKEVNELIAASNVYTVKTYGPDRVAGFSPIPAMSMVSYASGARYLSLIGGTCLSFYDWYCDLPPASPQTWGEQTDVPESADWYNSSYIIAWGSNVPQTRTPDAHFFTEVRYKGTKTVAVTPDYAEIAKLCDLWLAPKQGTDAAMAMAMGHVMLREFHLDKPSQYFTDYVRRYTDMPMLVMLEERDGYYAAGRTLRAADLVDALGQENNPEWKTVAFNSHGELVAPNGSIGFRWGEKGKWNLEQRNGTTGEETELRLSMLGSQDDIAEVGFPYFGGEGSEHFNKVELQNVLMHKLPVKRLQLADGSTALVTTVYDLTMANYGLERGLNDENCATSYDEVKAYTPAWAEKITGVPAAQITRIAREFAENADKTHGRSMIIVGAGLNHWYHLDMNYRGLINMLIFCGCVGQSGGGWAHYVGQEKLRPQTGWQPLAFALDWQRPARHMNSTSYFYNHSSQWRYETVTAQELLSPMADKSRYSGHLIDFNVRAERMGWLPSAPQLGTNPLRIAEEAKKAGMTPVDYTVKSLKDGSIRFAAEQPENGKNHPRNLFIWRSNLLGSSGKGHEYMLKYLLGTENGIQGKDLGKQGGVKPEEVEWKDNGLDGKLDLVVTLDFRLSSTCLYSDIVLPTATWYEKDDMNTSDMHPFIHPLSAAVDPAWESKSDWEIYKDIAKKFSEVCVGHLGKETDVVTLPIQHDSAAELAQPLDVKDWKKGECDLIPGVTAPHIIPVERDYPATYERFTSIGPLMEKIGNGGKGIAWNTQSEMDLLRKLNYTKADGPAKGQPMLNTAIDAAEMILTLAPETNGHVAVKAWAALSEFTGRDHTHLATNKEEEKIRFRDIQAQPRKIISSPTWSGLEDEHVSYNAGYTNVHELIPWRTLSGRQSLYQDHQWMRDFGESLLVYRPPIDTRSVKTVMGKKSNGNPEKALNFLTPHQKWGIHSTYSDNLLMLTLSRGGPIVWMSEADAKDLGIEDNDWIEVFNSNGALTARAVVSQRVPAGMTMMYHAQERIVNLPGSEITEQRGGIHNSVTRITPKPTHMIGGYAQLAYGFNYYGTVGSNRDEFVVVRKMKNINWLDGEGNDQVQESVK, from the coding sequence ATGAGCAAATTTTTGGACCGGTTTCGCTACTTCAAACAGAAGGGTGAAACTTTTGCCGATGGGCACGGCCAGGTTCTGGAGACTAACCGGGACTGGGAAGACGGTTACCGTCAGCGCTGGCAGCATGACAAAGTTGTCCGTTCTACCCACGGCGTAAACTGCACTGGCTCTTGTAGCTGGAAGATTTTCGTTAAAAACGGTCTGGTGACCTGGGAAATGCAGCAGACCGACTATCCGCGCACTCGCCCGGATATGCCAAACCACGAACCGCGCGGCTGTCCGCGTGGTGCCAGCTACTCCTGGTATCTCTACAGCGCTAACCGTCTGAAATACCCACTGATGCGTAAACGCCTGATGAAAATGTGGCGTGAAGCGAAAGTTCAGCACAGCGATCCGGTTGATGCCTGGGCATCCATTATCGAGGATGCTGACAAAGCGAAAAGTTTTAAACAAGCTCGTGGCCGCGGTGGTTTTGTCCGTTCTTCCTGGAAAGAGGTGAACGAACTGATTGCCGCCTCTAACGTCTATACCGTCAAAACTTACGGCCCGGACCGTGTCGCAGGCTTCTCGCCAATTCCGGCGATGTCGATGGTCTCTTACGCTTCCGGTGCTCGCTATCTGTCGCTGATCGGCGGCACTTGTCTGAGCTTCTACGACTGGTACTGTGACCTGCCGCCAGCCTCTCCGCAGACCTGGGGCGAACAGACCGATGTGCCTGAATCTGCAGACTGGTACAACTCCAGCTACATCATTGCCTGGGGTTCTAACGTTCCGCAGACCCGTACCCCAGACGCCCACTTCTTCACTGAAGTCCGCTATAAAGGCACCAAAACCGTTGCAGTGACCCCGGATTACGCAGAAATCGCCAAACTGTGCGACCTGTGGCTGGCTCCGAAGCAAGGGACCGATGCCGCGATGGCGATGGCAATGGGCCACGTCATGCTGCGTGAATTCCACCTGGATAAACCAAGCCAGTATTTCACCGACTACGTGCGCCGCTATACCGACATGCCGATGCTGGTGATGCTGGAAGAGCGTGATGGTTACTATGCCGCGGGCCGCACACTGCGTGCAGCCGATCTGGTAGACGCACTGGGTCAGGAAAACAATCCAGAGTGGAAAACCGTCGCCTTTAACAGTCATGGCGAGCTGGTAGCACCAAACGGCTCTATCGGTTTCCGTTGGGGCGAGAAGGGTAAATGGAACCTGGAGCAGCGTAACGGCACCACGGGTGAAGAGACTGAACTGCGTCTCAGCATGCTGGGTAGCCAGGACGACATCGCTGAAGTCGGCTTCCCGTACTTCGGCGGTGAAGGTTCTGAACACTTCAATAAAGTTGAACTGCAAAACGTCCTGATGCACAAACTGCCGGTGAAACGCCTGCAGCTGGCGGATGGGTCTACGGCGCTGGTGACAACCGTTTACGACCTGACCATGGCCAACTATGGTCTGGAACGTGGCCTGAACGACGAAAACTGCGCAACCAGCTACGACGAAGTGAAAGCGTATACGCCGGCGTGGGCGGAGAAAATCACGGGCGTACCGGCGGCACAGATCACCCGTATCGCACGTGAATTTGCGGAAAACGCAGATAAAACTCACGGTCGTTCGATGATTATCGTGGGTGCCGGTCTGAACCACTGGTATCACCTCGATATGAACTATCGCGGCCTGATCAACATGCTGATCTTCTGCGGCTGTGTGGGTCAGAGCGGCGGCGGCTGGGCGCACTATGTGGGCCAGGAAAAACTGCGTCCGCAAACCGGCTGGCAGCCGCTGGCGTTTGCCCTTGACTGGCAGCGTCCGGCGCGTCACATGAACAGCACCTCTTACTTCTATAACCACTCCAGCCAGTGGCGCTACGAGACGGTAACCGCGCAGGAATTGCTGTCACCGATGGCAGATAAATCCCGCTACAGCGGCCATCTGATTGATTTCAACGTTCGCGCTGAACGTATGGGCTGGCTGCCGTCTGCGCCTCAACTGGGTACTAACCCGCTGCGCATCGCGGAAGAAGCGAAAAAAGCAGGCATGACGCCGGTGGATTACACCGTTAAATCCCTGAAAGACGGCTCAATCCGTTTCGCGGCTGAACAGCCGGAAAACGGTAAAAACCATCCGCGCAACCTGTTTATCTGGCGCTCTAACCTGCTGGGTTCGTCCGGTAAAGGCCACGAGTACATGCTGAAATACCTGCTCGGTACTGAAAATGGTATCCAGGGTAAAGATCTCGGCAAACAGGGCGGCGTGAAGCCTGAAGAAGTGGAATGGAAAGACAACGGGCTGGACGGCAAGCTGGATCTGGTGGTGACGCTGGACTTCCGTCTGTCGAGCACCTGCCTGTACTCCGACATCGTGCTGCCAACCGCGACCTGGTACGAAAAAGACGACATGAATACCTCGGATATGCATCCGTTTATTCATCCGCTGTCGGCTGCTGTTGACCCGGCATGGGAATCCAAAAGTGACTGGGAGATCTACAAAGACATCGCGAAGAAATTCTCCGAGGTCTGTGTGGGTCACCTGGGTAAAGAGACCGACGTGGTTACGCTGCCAATCCAGCACGACTCTGCCGCCGAACTGGCGCAGCCGCTGGACGTGAAAGACTGGAAGAAAGGCGAGTGCGACCTGATCCCTGGCGTTACTGCGCCGCATATTATTCCGGTTGAACGCGACTATCCGGCCACTTACGAGCGCTTTACCTCTATCGGCCCGCTGATGGAGAAAATCGGTAACGGCGGGAAAGGCATTGCCTGGAACACCCAGAGCGAAATGGATCTGCTGCGTAAGCTCAATTACACCAAAGCAGACGGCCCGGCTAAAGGCCAGCCAATGCTGAACACGGCAATTGATGCGGCAGAGATGATCCTGACTCTGGCTCCTGAAACCAATGGCCATGTGGCGGTAAAAGCGTGGGCGGCGCTGAGTGAATTCACTGGCCGTGATCATACGCATCTGGCAACGAATAAAGAGGAAGAGAAAATTCGCTTCCGCGATATTCAGGCGCAGCCACGCAAAATTATCTCCAGCCCGACCTGGTCTGGCCTGGAAGATGAGCATGTCTCTTATAACGCCGGTTACACCAACGTTCACGAGCTGATCCCATGGCGTACCCTGTCCGGTCGTCAGTCTCTGTATCAGGATCACCAGTGGATGCGTGACTTCGGTGAAAGCCTGCTGGTTTATCGTCCGCCAATCGACACCCGTTCGGTGAAAACTGTGATGGGCAAGAAATCCAACGGTAACCCTGAGAAGGCGCTGAACTTCCTGACGCCGCACCAGAAGTGGGGTATCCACTCCACCTACAGCGACAACCTGCTGATGCTGACGTTGTCCCGCGGTGGCCCGATTGTGTGGATGAGTGAAGCGGA
- a CDS encoding NarK family nitrate/nitrite MFS transporter, with protein sequence MSHSSAPERENGGVITEWRPEDPAFWQQRGHRVASRNLWISVPCLLLAFCVWMLFSAVAVNLPKVGFTFTTDQLFMLTALPSLSGALLRVPYAFMVPVFGGRRWTAFSTGIMIVPCVWLGFAVQDTSTPFSVFVIISLLCGFAGANFASSMANISFFFPKAKQGGALGINGGLGNMGVSVMQLIAPLAISVSIFAAFGGGGVEQPDGSSLFLQNAAWIWVPFLVVFTLASWFFMNDLSASKASLSEQLPVLKRGHLWVMALLYLATFGSFIGFSAGFAMLSKTQFPEIQILHFAFFGPFIGALARSLGGMVSDRLGGTRVTLVNFVVMAVFCALLFLTLPGEGQSGNFIAFFGVFMVLFLTAGLGSASTFQMISIIFRKLTMDRVKAQGGTEEQAMREAATDTAAALGFISAIGAIGGFFIPKAFGISLDLTGSPAGAMKVFLVFYIACVVITWLVYGRNTKKNK encoded by the coding sequence ATGAGTCACTCATCCGCTCCCGAAAGGGAAAACGGTGGCGTTATTACTGAATGGCGTCCGGAAGATCCGGCGTTCTGGCAACAGCGCGGTCATCGTGTAGCAAGTCGTAATCTGTGGATTTCCGTTCCATGTTTGTTGTTAGCGTTTTGCGTATGGATGTTGTTTAGTGCGGTCGCGGTGAATCTGCCGAAAGTCGGCTTTACCTTTACCACCGATCAGCTGTTTATGTTGACCGCGCTGCCGTCGTTATCGGGTGCACTGCTGCGCGTGCCTTACGCATTTATGGTGCCGGTGTTTGGCGGCCGTCGCTGGACGGCGTTCAGTACCGGTATCATGATCGTGCCTTGCGTGTGGCTCGGCTTCGCCGTCCAGGATACCTCCACACCGTTTAGCGTGTTCGTGATTATCTCCCTGCTGTGCGGTTTTGCCGGTGCAAACTTCGCGTCCAGCATGGCAAACATCAGCTTCTTCTTCCCGAAAGCGAAGCAGGGTGGTGCGCTGGGTATCAACGGCGGTCTGGGTAACATGGGCGTGAGCGTGATGCAACTGATTGCCCCGCTGGCGATCTCTGTCTCCATCTTCGCAGCCTTTGGCGGCGGTGGCGTTGAGCAGCCGGATGGTTCTTCTCTGTTCCTGCAGAACGCAGCCTGGATTTGGGTGCCGTTCCTGGTGGTATTCACCCTCGCGTCCTGGTTCTTTATGAATGACCTGTCCGCGTCGAAGGCTTCCCTGAGCGAGCAGCTTCCGGTGCTGAAACGCGGCCACCTGTGGGTGATGGCGCTGCTGTATCTGGCCACATTCGGCTCGTTCATCGGTTTCTCTGCGGGCTTTGCCATGTTGTCAAAAACGCAGTTTCCGGAAATACAGATCCTGCATTTTGCCTTCTTCGGTCCGTTTATTGGTGCACTGGCACGCTCCCTCGGCGGTATGGTCTCTGACCGTCTGGGCGGGACGCGCGTGACGCTGGTGAACTTCGTGGTGATGGCTGTCTTCTGTGCGCTGTTGTTCCTGACGCTGCCAGGCGAGGGTCAGAGTGGTAATTTCATCGCCTTCTTCGGCGTCTTTATGGTGCTGTTCCTGACGGCCGGGCTGGGTAGTGCGTCGACTTTCCAGATGATTTCTATCATCTTCCGCAAGCTCACAATGGATCGCGTGAAAGCACAGGGTGGCACTGAAGAACAGGCGATGCGTGAAGCAGCGACCGATACTGCAGCGGCGCTGGGCTTTATCTCTGCCATTGGCGCGATTGGCGGCTTCTTTATTCCAAAAGCGTTTGGTATCTCACTGGACCTGACCGGTTCTCCGGCAGGGGCAATGAAAGTATTCCTCGTCTTCTATATCGCCTGCGTTGTGATTACGTGGCTGGTATATGGCCGTAATACCAAGAAAAACAAGTAA
- the narX gene encoding nitrate/nitrite two-component system sensor histidine kinase NarX produces MLKRCLSPLTLVNQLALIVLLSTAIGVTGMAISGRLVQGVQGSAHAINEAGSLRMQSYRLLAAIPLTQDDKPLLDDMERTVFSPELVVAANRDGQQAQLKSLQDYWHSQLQPGMKQATSPDAVATDVASFVARIDSLVSSFDHTTEMRIERVVLLHRAMALFMGLLLIFTIIWLRKRLLNPWKQLLAVARAVTERDFTQRANISGRNEMAMLGQALNTMSGELAESYAVLEQRVQEKTAGLEQKNEILSFLWQANRRLHMQVPLCERLSPVLNGLQNLTMLHDLELRVYDVEDEENHQEFTCQSDMSCDDKGCHLCPRGLPPLTTSGTTLKWRLTDSHTQYGILLATLPAGRHLSHDQQQLVDTLVEQLTATLALDRHQEKQQQLIVMEERATIARELHDSIAQSLSCMKMQVSCLQMQDAEMPESNKQLLSQIRNELNTSWAQLRELLTTFRLQLTEPGLRPALESSCHEFSARLGFPVKLDYQLPPRFVPSHQAIHLLQIAREALSNVLKHSGATAVTVTVSHHNNQVKLTVQDNGCGVPENAERTNHYGLIIMRDRAQSLRGDCQVRRGESGGTEVVVTFIPEKPLTTAQGENHD; encoded by the coding sequence ATGTTAAAAAGATGTTTATCACCATTAACGCTGGTGAATCAACTGGCACTGATCGTTTTGCTGTCCACCGCTATCGGTGTGACCGGCATGGCTATCTCTGGCCGTCTGGTTCAGGGCGTGCAGGGTAGCGCGCATGCCATTAACGAGGCAGGTTCCTTACGCATGCAGAGTTATCGCCTGCTGGCCGCCATCCCGCTTACGCAGGATGATAAACCGCTTCTTGATGATATGGAGCGTACCGTATTCAGCCCGGAACTGGTCGTTGCCGCCAACCGCGACGGGCAGCAGGCGCAGCTCAAATCACTGCAGGATTACTGGCACAGCCAGCTGCAACCCGGCATGAAACAGGCCACATCGCCAGACGCGGTAGCCACCGATGTCGCCAGTTTTGTTGCCCGCATCGACAGCCTTGTCTCCTCGTTCGACCATACTACCGAGATGCGTATTGAGCGGGTGGTACTCCTGCATCGGGCGATGGCCCTATTTATGGGCCTGCTGCTAATTTTCACCATTATCTGGCTGCGTAAGCGGCTGCTGAATCCCTGGAAACAGCTACTCGCCGTGGCGCGCGCAGTCACCGAGCGCGACTTTACGCAGCGTGCCAACATCAGCGGTCGCAATGAAATGGCAATGCTGGGCCAGGCGCTGAACACCATGTCCGGGGAGCTTGCTGAAAGCTACGCGGTGCTGGAGCAACGTGTGCAGGAAAAAACCGCCGGGCTTGAGCAGAAAAACGAGATCCTCTCGTTTCTGTGGCAGGCAAACCGTCGTCTGCATATGCAGGTCCCGCTGTGCGAGCGGCTCTCCCCGGTACTCAACGGTCTGCAAAATTTAACGATGTTGCACGATCTGGAACTGCGGGTTTACGACGTCGAAGATGAAGAGAACCATCAGGAATTTACCTGTCAGTCGGATATGTCATGCGATGATAAAGGGTGTCATCTTTGCCCTCGCGGTTTACCTCCCTTGACCACCAGCGGTACTACGCTGAAATGGCGTCTGACGGACAGCCACACGCAGTACGGCATTCTGCTGGCGACGCTTCCCGCAGGCCGCCATCTCAGCCATGACCAGCAGCAGCTGGTTGATACGCTGGTTGAACAACTGACGGCCACGCTGGCGCTTGACCGCCACCAGGAAAAGCAGCAGCAGTTGATTGTCATGGAAGAGCGCGCCACCATTGCCCGCGAACTTCATGACTCTATCGCCCAGTCGCTCTCCTGTATGAAAATGCAGGTAAGCTGCCTGCAGATGCAGGATGCGGAGATGCCCGAGAGCAACAAACAGCTCCTTAGCCAGATCCGCAATGAGCTGAACACCTCCTGGGCTCAGCTTCGGGAATTACTGACCACCTTCCGTCTGCAGCTAACCGAGCCAGGACTGCGCCCTGCTCTTGAATCCAGCTGCCACGAATTTAGCGCCCGACTGGGGTTCCCGGTCAAACTTGATTACCAGCTTCCGCCTCGTTTTGTCCCTTCTCACCAGGCGATTCATCTACTGCAGATCGCCCGTGAAGCCCTGAGCAACGTACTCAAGCATTCCGGTGCTACGGCGGTCACGGTGACCGTGAGTCATCACAATAATCAGGTGAAGCTGACTGTCCAGGATAACGGCTGCGGCGTGCCGGAAAATGCCGAGAGAACGAACCACTATGGTTTAATTATCATGCGAGACCGCGCGCAAAGCCTGCGCGGTGATTGCCAGGTTCGCCGGGGAGAGTCTGGTGGCACTGAAGTCGTCGTCACCTTCATACCCGAAAAGCCCCTTACAACTGCTCAAGGAGAAAACCATGACTAA
- the narL gene encoding two-component system response regulator NarL, with the protein MTNQEPASILLIDDHPMLRTGVKQLVSMAPDITVVGEASNGEQGIELAESLDPDLILLDLNMPGMNGLETLDKLREKSLSGRVVVFSVSNHEEDVVTALKRGADGYLLKDMEPEDLLKALQQAAAGEMVLSEALTPVLAASLRANRATSDRDVSQLTPRERDILKLIAQGLPNKMIARRLDITESTVKVHVKHMLKKMKLKSRVEAAVWVHQERIF; encoded by the coding sequence ATGACTAATCAGGAACCGGCATCGATCCTGCTGATCGACGATCACCCGATGCTGCGCACTGGCGTAAAACAACTTGTCAGCATGGCACCGGATATCACCGTTGTCGGTGAAGCCAGCAACGGCGAACAGGGTATTGAACTTGCCGAATCTCTTGATCCTGATTTGATCTTGCTCGATCTCAATATGCCCGGCATGAACGGCCTGGAAACCCTCGACAAGCTGCGGGAGAAATCGCTGTCAGGACGCGTTGTGGTCTTTAGCGTTTCGAATCATGAAGAAGATGTGGTCACAGCGCTGAAGCGCGGTGCAGACGGCTATCTGCTGAAAGATATGGAGCCTGAAGATCTGCTCAAGGCGCTGCAACAGGCCGCTGCGGGCGAAATGGTATTGAGTGAAGCCTTAACGCCGGTACTGGCCGCCAGCCTGCGCGCGAACCGCGCGACGTCCGACCGTGACGTCAGCCAGTTAACCCCGCGAGAGCGCGATATTCTCAAGCTGATTGCCCAGGGACTGCCGAACAAAATGATCGCCCGCCGCCTGGATATCACCGAAAGCACGGTTAAAGTGCACGTGAAACATATGCTGAAGAAAATGAAGTTAAAATCCCGCGTCGAGGCCGCCGTGTGGGTGCATCAGGAACGCATTTTTTAA
- a CDS encoding YchO/YchP family invasin, with protein sequence MTVLFHLRWLFLLPLISAGAVHGAPNSFMQQAQNPFDNNGDNLPDLGLAKPTSEGEKHLAEMAKAFGEASMTDNGLTTGQQARQFAFGQVRDVLSGEVNDQIESWLSPWGNASVNVLVDDEGKFNGSSGNWFIPWNDNNRYLSWSQLGLTQQTDGLVSNAGAGQRWVAGSWLLGYNTFYDNLLEENLQRAGLGAEAWGENLRLSANYYQPFASWRDSSDVQEQRMARGYDVTAKAWLPWFHHLNTSVSFEQYFGDNVDLFNTGNGYHNPMAVNLGLNYTPVPLVTLTAAHKQGESGVTQNNLGLKLNYRFGVPLVKQLSASEVAATRSLRGSRYDSPERDNLPVMEFRQRKTLSVYLATPPWDLKAGETVMLKLQIRSSNGIRQLHWQGDTQALSLTSPAKSNSSEGWSVIMPAWDDSEGATNRWRLSVVVEDEKGQRVSSNEITLTVVQPLIALPKDDPRWTLLPDE encoded by the coding sequence ATGACCGTTTTATTTCATCTCCGTTGGTTGTTTCTACTCCCCCTTATTTCGGCCGGAGCCGTTCACGGTGCGCCGAATTCCTTTATGCAGCAGGCGCAAAACCCGTTTGATAACAACGGTGATAATCTGCCGGATCTGGGCCTCGCAAAACCGACCTCGGAAGGTGAAAAGCATCTGGCGGAGATGGCAAAAGCCTTTGGTGAAGCCAGTATGACCGACAACGGCCTCACCACGGGCCAGCAGGCGCGCCAGTTCGCGTTTGGTCAGGTGCGTGATGTGCTGAGTGGTGAGGTGAATGATCAGATTGAGTCCTGGCTTTCGCCCTGGGGAAATGCCAGCGTAAATGTGCTGGTGGATGACGAGGGCAAATTCAATGGCAGCAGCGGGAACTGGTTTATTCCCTGGAATGATAATAACCGTTATCTGAGCTGGAGCCAGCTTGGGCTGACGCAACAAACGGACGGCCTGGTCAGTAACGCCGGAGCGGGGCAGCGTTGGGTCGCCGGAAGCTGGCTGCTGGGTTACAACACGTTTTATGACAACCTGCTCGAAGAAAATCTGCAGCGCGCCGGGCTTGGGGCCGAGGCGTGGGGTGAAAATCTGCGTTTGTCTGCAAACTACTATCAGCCGTTCGCCAGCTGGCGCGACAGCTCCGACGTTCAGGAACAACGTATGGCGCGCGGTTATGATGTGACGGCTAAAGCGTGGCTACCGTGGTTTCATCATCTCAACACCAGCGTCAGCTTTGAGCAGTATTTTGGCGATAACGTCGATCTGTTCAACACTGGCAACGGTTATCACAACCCGATGGCGGTGAATCTGGGGCTTAACTATACGCCCGTTCCGCTGGTCACCTTAACGGCTGCTCATAAGCAGGGGGAAAGTGGCGTAACCCAGAACAATCTCGGGCTGAAGCTAAACTATCGCTTCGGTGTGCCTCTCGTTAAACAACTTTCAGCCAGCGAAGTTGCCGCGACGCGTTCGCTGCGGGGCAGCCGTTATGACTCACCGGAGCGGGATAACCTGCCGGTGATGGAGTTCCGCCAGCGCAAAACGCTGTCGGTCTATCTGGCGACACCGCCGTGGGATCTGAAAGCAGGTGAAACCGTGATGCTGAAGCTGCAAATTCGCAGTTCGAACGGTATCCGGCAGCTTCACTGGCAGGGCGATACGCAGGCGTTGAGCCTGACGTCACCGGCGAAGAGTAACAGCAGCGAGGGCTGGAGTGTGATCATGCCTGCCTGGGATGACAGTGAAGGGGCGACCAACCGCTGGCGGCTGTCGGTGGTGGTTGAAGATGAGAAGGGGCAGCGTGTCTCTTCCAATGAGATCACGCTAACGGTGGTGCAACCGCTTATCGCCTTACCGAAAGACGACCCACGGTGGACGTTGCTGCCGGATGAATAA